The proteins below are encoded in one region of Sulfolobus islandicus Y.N.15.51:
- a CDS encoding COG1361 S-layer family protein translates to MILRTKEGKHLKAFRYIFLKVILMRRSLIILFFVILSPLTYLALPISSQSTPIQGYATSNELITPGEIEVPITFHLINLGQTLTDVTIIPADTYPFYLYPYNNGTELTHIPLWNQGQTVNVTYLFDIASAAKTGTYTDVVIVQGVTTSGTQATYDVLVPVVIAGYVNFSASSVWGTTSNPMVVGPGENNIPLTIILQNLGNSLVTNITLELNSQFPVKFLQNNATISAIPAGYYGEATVMASVYPNVTQGLYYIRLNIIYYHNATTTVLVPIDIGSSNQVSLEDAWGTPSDPIVAAPGETLLPLTIYVKNLGENLLSNVMLILQSHYPIQFLQNYTMIGFVPAGGYNYVTVVANVYKNVTPGVYYVPITLVAYDGGFMQTFEMPVYILGYVNFSASSVWGTTSNPMVVGPGENNIPLTIILQNTGIVSITNATLFLQSQYPVEFLQNNVTIGNIPVGYPIPVTVLANVYPNVTNTGVYYITAKVMYYDGVIQYVKVPIYIQSLNQVSVEGVWGSLSNPILVAPGENNVPLTIVIKNLGENLMTNVSLILQSHYPIQFLQQNASVGFVPAGSYNYVTVTANVFPNATPGVYYIPATLVAYGGFKENIMITVDILGYITIQAQSLWGGVTSPITVSSGENDVPLTILLKNTGDVNILNATLVFQNVEYPLIFHQTNAQIGIVPAGQENYATVTISVFPNATPGVYYIPATLYYFNHKTTITIPITIYSPNISVNLITIPPQVFPSYYDVRLLVILTNFGGGIAENANVSIRSPFQVISSNPLHLGALPVGVPVNATFLINVPNDTIPKTYIINVTITYDGGKETYQYPLQIYPKANLIIAGVSYPSLSAGDSNVPITITLKNNGNSTAKNVIVRLGTSNLIYPHVSSSNPLQALTASEVFAGDIAPGQTINVTFVVDVSSGASSGTYPLAIALIWNQTGSLFPFEQSDTFYVTISPPFYEQFFKSPAGIIAVIVIIIISIVIVTVLLRVRNKRK, encoded by the coding sequence GTGATATTAAGAACAAAAGAAGGAAAACACTTAAAAGCATTTAGATATATCTTTTTGAAGGTGATTTTGATGAGAAGGAGTTTAATAATATTATTTTTTGTAATATTATCTCCTCTAACATATTTAGCATTACCAATATCATCACAATCCACGCCGATTCAAGGATATGCAACAAGCAACGAACTAATAACACCTGGCGAAATCGAGGTACCAATAACCTTCCATCTGATTAACCTAGGCCAAACCTTAACTGATGTAACAATAATTCCTGCAGATACTTATCCGTTTTACCTTTACCCCTATAATAATGGAACTGAACTTACGCATATTCCCTTGTGGAATCAAGGACAAACAGTAAATGTTACTTACCTATTTGATATAGCCAGTGCTGCTAAGACTGGTACATACACTGATGTAGTAATAGTCCAAGGTGTCACTACCTCGGGTACCCAGGCAACTTATGACGTTTTAGTACCAGTAGTAATAGCTGGCTATGTTAATTTCTCTGCATCCTCAGTATGGGGAACAACATCAAACCCAATGGTAGTAGGACCAGGAGAAAACAACATACCACTAACAATAATACTACAAAACTTAGGTAATTCATTAGTTACTAATATAACATTAGAACTAAACTCACAGTTTCCAGTTAAATTCCTGCAAAATAATGCCACAATTTCTGCAATACCGGCAGGATATTATGGAGAAGCAACTGTAATGGCTTCAGTGTATCCTAACGTAACTCAAGGTTTGTATTATATCAGGTTAAATATAATATACTATCATAATGCAACTACAACAGTATTAGTACCCATTGATATTGGCTCATCTAATCAAGTATCATTAGAAGATGCGTGGGGTACACCATCTGATCCAATAGTTGCTGCTCCTGGGGAAACATTACTTCCCCTTACTATTTATGTAAAGAACCTTGGCGAGAACCTATTATCCAATGTCATGTTAATATTACAATCTCATTATCCGATACAATTCCTCCAAAATTATACAATGATAGGTTTCGTACCAGCTGGAGGATATAATTACGTAACAGTAGTAGCAAACGTCTATAAGAACGTAACACCTGGAGTATATTACGTACCGATAACGTTAGTTGCATATGATGGAGGATTCATGCAAACTTTTGAAATGCCAGTTTACATTTTAGGCTATGTTAATTTCTCTGCATCCTCAGTATGGGGAACAACATCAAACCCAATGGTAGTAGGACCAGGAGAAAACAACATACCACTAACAATAATACTACAAAACACTGGAATAGTTTCTATAACGAATGCAACCTTGTTCTTACAATCACAATATCCAGTAGAGTTCCTGCAGAACAATGTAACAATAGGAAACATTCCCGTAGGCTATCCTATACCAGTAACAGTACTTGCAAATGTTTATCCCAATGTAACAAATACTGGTGTTTACTACATAACCGCAAAAGTAATGTACTACGATGGTGTGATACAATATGTAAAAGTTCCAATATATATACAGTCATTGAATCAAGTTTCGGTAGAGGGTGTATGGGGTTCTTTATCTAATCCGATACTAGTAGCGCCAGGAGAGAATAACGTACCGTTAACGATAGTAATAAAGAATCTTGGAGAAAACCTAATGACAAATGTGAGCCTAATATTACAATCTCATTATCCGATACAATTCCTCCAGCAAAACGCCTCCGTTGGTTTCGTTCCCGCAGGTAGCTATAATTACGTAACAGTTACAGCTAACGTGTTTCCAAATGCGACACCAGGAGTATACTACATACCAGCAACCTTAGTGGCTTATGGTGGATTTAAAGAAAACATAATGATAACGGTTGATATCCTAGGATATATTACAATACAAGCTCAAAGTTTGTGGGGAGGAGTAACGTCCCCAATAACAGTTTCTTCAGGTGAGAACGATGTACCTTTAACAATTTTACTCAAAAACACTGGTGACGTTAATATTCTCAATGCTACCTTAGTTTTTCAGAACGTAGAGTATCCATTAATCTTCCATCAGACTAATGCACAAATTGGTATTGTGCCAGCTGGACAAGAAAATTATGCTACGGTAACTATAAGCGTGTTTCCAAATGCGACACCAGGAGTATACTACATACCAGCCACTCTGTATTACTTCAATCACAAAACCACAATAACGATCCCAATAACAATTTATTCACCAAATATTTCAGTAAATTTAATAACAATTCCACCTCAAGTATTTCCTAGCTATTACGATGTTAGATTATTGGTAATTTTAACAAACTTTGGAGGTGGCATAGCAGAAAACGCCAATGTGAGCATTCGATCACCATTCCAAGTCATATCTTCTAATCCACTACATTTAGGAGCACTACCAGTAGGAGTACCAGTTAATGCCACATTCCTCATAAATGTTCCAAATGATACTATACCTAAAACCTATATTATAAACGTTACCATTACCTATGATGGTGGGAAAGAAACTTATCAATACCCATTACAAATATATCCCAAGGCTAATCTGATCATAGCAGGAGTATCTTACCCTTCACTAAGTGCAGGAGATAGTAACGTACCAATCACAATAACTCTTAAAAACAATGGAAATTCCACAGCTAAGAACGTTATAGTTAGGCTAGGTACTTCTAATCTAATATATCCTCATGTAAGTTCATCAAACCCATTACAAGCACTGACGGCATCTGAGGTATTCGCTGGAGATATTGCTCCTGGACAAACAATAAATGTAACTTTTGTAGTCGATGTGAGCAGTGGAGCATCTTCCGGAACTTACCCATTGGCAATAGCTTTGATATGGAATCAAACTGGTTCGTTATTCCCATTTGAGCAGTCTGATACATTCTATGTAACAATATCTCCTCCATTCTATGAGCAGTTCTTTAAATCGCCCGCTGGCATAATAGCAGTTATAGTGATAATAATAATAAGTATAGTGATTGTCACAGTACTCCTAAGAGTAAGAAATAAAAGAAAATGA
- a CDS encoding trimeric intracellular cation channel family protein — MYMTLELLNVVGIIAFTISGSLKGTNKGLDIFGVTILGVVTSYAGGILADILLGIYPPDILKEWNYLLLSVCISIFVFYFYKWLQTNPIKMVIIISDAIGLSTFATLGASLAYSYGLNPISVGLIAAIVGTGGGVIRDLLVNETPMILTKEIYATAALLGGVIYYFTTPYLHHGSLFASFLSTFLLRVLAIKYNFNLPKRKSNKS, encoded by the coding sequence ATGTATATGACCCTAGAATTACTTAACGTAGTTGGTATAATTGCATTTACAATCTCTGGTTCTCTTAAGGGAACTAATAAAGGGTTAGACATTTTTGGTGTAACGATTTTAGGGGTAGTAACTAGTTATGCTGGAGGTATACTTGCAGATATCTTACTAGGCATATATCCACCAGATATACTTAAGGAATGGAATTATCTTCTACTAAGTGTCTGTATTTCTATTTTCGTCTTTTACTTCTATAAATGGTTACAGACCAATCCAATAAAAATGGTAATTATAATAAGCGATGCCATAGGACTTTCAACTTTTGCAACATTAGGTGCGTCATTAGCTTATTCTTATGGATTAAATCCAATATCAGTTGGGTTAATCGCGGCTATTGTTGGTACTGGAGGGGGTGTAATAAGGGATCTTCTTGTAAACGAAACACCTATGATACTCACGAAAGAAATATATGCCACTGCAGCTCTTCTTGGTGGAGTAATATACTATTTCACTACTCCTTATTTGCATCATGGTAGTTTGTTTGCAAGCTTTCTAAGTACGTTTTTATTGAGAGTTCTTGCAATAAAATATAATTTTAATTTACCTAAACGAAAATCTAATAAAAGTTAG
- the sul7s gene encoding winged-helix single-stranded DNA-binding protein Sul7s, which produces MEDVKQSVEKIIKDREWVTFNDLLKYIPYPAPEVYDALSQLIKENKVGRRGRYFYYIKR; this is translated from the coding sequence ATGGAAGATGTTAAACAGTCTGTAGAAAAAATAATAAAGGATCGAGAGTGGGTGACATTCAATGATTTGTTAAAATACATACCATATCCTGCTCCAGAAGTTTACGATGCATTATCTCAACTTATTAAGGAAAATAAGGTAGGGAGAAGAGGAAGATATTTCTACTACATAAAGAGGTAA
- a CDS encoding DUF1634 domain-containing protein → MDFNSIIGNALRIGVIISAIIIIFGVALLFLNNGSNGFTITQISNSNSIINSSIFKPSEIFTGLPKLYGLDYIYLGLMVLIATPVLRVLLGIAQFASERNKLYTIITIIVFFNLMFSIFILPILISK, encoded by the coding sequence ATGGACTTTAACAGTATTATAGGTAATGCGTTAAGAATAGGCGTAATAATTAGTGCAATAATAATAATTTTCGGAGTAGCCCTACTATTTTTGAATAATGGTTCAAACGGGTTTACTATTACTCAGATATCAAATTCAAACTCAATTATTAATAGTTCAATCTTTAAACCTTCTGAAATATTTACTGGGTTACCTAAGCTATACGGTTTAGATTATATATACTTAGGACTAATGGTTCTAATAGCTACCCCAGTTCTTAGGGTGTTATTAGGAATAGCACAATTCGCTTCTGAGAGAAATAAATTATATACAATAATAACTATAATTGTATTTTTCAATCTAATGTTTTCAATATTTATATTACCTATACTCATAAGTAAGTAA
- a CDS encoding sulfite exporter TauE/SafE family protein: MLSPIEFFVIVVLISALSGILGALTGLGGATFLVPIYTLYLNVPIAYASGASLISTIATSSGAASAYIKDRITNVKIGMGLEIATTTGSIAGALTVAYIYAHHLEFIVYIVFGIVLLSQVYVQLDKSKFELPKPIKPDWTTRVFELYGKYYDTVLKREVEYHGVRWWLGEIIMFFAGFISGLLGIGSGALKVLGMDWAMNLPMKVSTTTSNFMIGVTAATGSSIYWIFGYIQPFLAAGTALGVLIGAFIGTKILVRVTNKTIRYIFTVILIFLGIQMILRGLGYGL; this comes from the coding sequence ATGCTATCTCCAATAGAATTTTTTGTTATAGTTGTGCTAATTAGTGCTCTTTCAGGTATACTAGGCGCTCTGACTGGTTTAGGTGGAGCTACGTTTTTAGTACCAATTTATACATTATATCTAAACGTACCTATTGCATATGCTTCTGGAGCTAGTCTAATTTCAACTATAGCAACCTCTAGCGGTGCGGCAAGTGCCTATATTAAGGATAGAATAACTAATGTGAAAATAGGTATGGGGCTTGAAATAGCTACTACAACAGGTTCTATAGCTGGAGCCTTGACAGTAGCCTACATTTATGCTCATCATTTAGAATTTATAGTTTATATTGTTTTTGGGATTGTTTTACTTTCTCAAGTTTATGTACAACTTGATAAGTCTAAATTTGAGCTTCCTAAACCCATTAAACCAGATTGGACAACTAGAGTTTTTGAGCTTTATGGGAAATATTATGATACGGTATTAAAACGAGAGGTTGAATATCACGGTGTGAGATGGTGGCTTGGCGAAATAATTATGTTCTTTGCAGGTTTCATCTCTGGTTTGTTAGGAATAGGTTCGGGCGCACTGAAGGTTTTAGGTATGGATTGGGCGATGAACCTACCAATGAAAGTTAGTACTACTACCAGTAATTTCATGATTGGTGTAACAGCTGCAACTGGAAGTTCAATTTACTGGATATTCGGATATATACAGCCGTTTTTGGCAGCGGGTACTGCGTTAGGCGTTTTGATTGGGGCATTTATTGGAACTAAAATATTAGTGAGAGTTACAAATAAAACTATAAGGTATATTTTTACTGTAATTCTCATATTTCTAGGAATTCAAATGATACTAAGGGGGCTAGGATATGGACTTTAA
- the queC gene encoding 7-cyano-7-deazaguanine synthase QueC → MCSVSGVLILNPKNFDKVERKLADILKRAEDRGRDSFGIVVIQKDGTVKVRKSVGKPSEKEELLYGILDEDSRVVIANNRAEPTTEYVRQKTEEDIQPFIGDRYIVTHNGIIANDLELEKKYELKRKTKIDSAILPSLLDKTWDGNIGTLKGILEQIRGSFALVIGDKRNHDRIFLAQNFKPLYMAYDYSLESIFFTSLDEYFDVKPFDLVNVTKLEPYSVVMVSSNKQITTLPIIEKRKKHKVLVVASGGLDSTVAATKLLREGHEVTLIHFNYHHKAEEREREAVRKIAEHLQVPLIEINTDLFKMIGHATLIKGGGEIVKDRKGEEGAEFAHEWVPARNLIFFSAALAIAEAYGYDAIASGINLEEAGAYPDNEMEFIRMLSKLSPYATGPNKKVEVLMPVGNLVKHEIVKLGYEIGAPLHLTWSCYEGGQKHCGKCGPCYMRRVAFKINGLRDPVEYAEE, encoded by the coding sequence GTGTGTAGTGTATCTGGAGTCCTTATATTAAACCCTAAAAATTTTGACAAAGTTGAGCGAAAATTAGCTGATATTCTCAAAAGGGCAGAGGATAGGGGTAGGGATAGTTTTGGAATTGTTGTAATTCAAAAGGACGGTACGGTGAAAGTGAGAAAATCCGTAGGGAAGCCTTCAGAAAAAGAGGAATTGCTGTATGGAATTTTAGATGAAGACTCTAGAGTAGTAATAGCTAATAATAGGGCAGAGCCTACGACTGAATATGTTAGACAGAAGACTGAAGAGGATATTCAACCCTTTATCGGAGATAGATATATTGTAACCCATAATGGAATAATAGCGAATGATTTAGAATTAGAGAAAAAATACGAGCTTAAAAGAAAGACTAAGATCGATAGTGCAATTCTTCCATCACTTTTAGATAAAACATGGGATGGTAATATTGGAACATTAAAGGGAATTTTAGAACAAATTAGAGGAAGCTTTGCTTTAGTTATAGGTGATAAGAGGAATCATGATAGAATATTTCTAGCTCAGAACTTTAAGCCATTATACATGGCTTATGACTACTCGTTGGAGTCAATATTCTTTACGTCTCTTGATGAGTATTTTGACGTAAAACCATTTGACCTAGTAAACGTAACTAAACTAGAACCTTATTCTGTAGTAATGGTGAGTTCAAATAAGCAAATAACTACGTTACCGATCATAGAGAAAAGAAAAAAACATAAGGTACTTGTCGTGGCAAGTGGTGGGCTAGATTCAACTGTTGCGGCTACTAAACTTTTAAGGGAAGGTCATGAAGTTACCCTAATACACTTTAATTACCATCATAAAGCTGAGGAAAGGGAAAGAGAGGCAGTGAGGAAGATTGCTGAGCATTTGCAAGTTCCTCTAATTGAAATAAATACAGATTTATTTAAAATGATAGGTCACGCTACGCTAATAAAGGGAGGGGGAGAGATAGTTAAGGATAGGAAAGGAGAAGAAGGAGCAGAGTTTGCGCACGAATGGGTTCCTGCAAGAAACCTAATTTTCTTTTCCGCGGCATTAGCAATTGCTGAAGCTTATGGATACGACGCAATAGCCTCTGGGATAAATTTAGAGGAAGCTGGAGCTTATCCAGATAACGAGATGGAGTTCATAAGGATGTTAAGTAAGTTAAGCCCCTATGCGACTGGCCCAAATAAGAAAGTGGAGGTATTGATGCCAGTTGGTAATTTAGTGAAGCATGAAATAGTAAAGCTGGGATACGAAATTGGTGCTCCATTACATTTAACATGGAGCTGTTATGAAGGAGGGCAAAAACATTGTGGAAAATGTGGACCTTGTTATATGAGGAGAGTGGCGTTTAAGATTAATGGACTTAGAGATCCAGTTGAGTATGCTGAAGAATGA
- a CDS encoding DEAD/DEAH box helicase has protein sequence MEILSEINDKLKTFNARIAHVHTETFLEPELGPSINEMDIDNKLKKTITEYGIERLYKYQYEAYRKIKNKENVMIVSGTGTGKTEAFLIPILDLALRGERSVLIYPTKALARDQLTRVYKLAGELGLNIGIFDGDTPEKERERLYKNPPHILITNPDMIHLGLALSNRFRFLLRTADHFIFDEVHVYEGVLGAHIRNLADRIKEFKNDIHIVASSATIGATKYLFGELFGVEGEIIEGTRRRKGIALHGLIDSGNSSRWTLAAYLAAVLVKKGFKVLVFTDSQQMTELVAKIADRFRVNLEVHRAGLNAEERIKVEEKLRNGELDGVVATPTLELGIDIGSIDAVIMAENPPSYTKYIQRAGRAGRRNNAGLIFTILGDDPIDSYYLRHPEEFFNRKIQPLTFDPTNMEVIKIHALAYLAEKYRIRLDNLPPLWKKAYEMLNIEGKAKIIGSNVLAVSETKKYLASTSLRSVGPIVRIYEDKKKIGERELPAALHDLYPNAVYLISKKTYIIEELDIGRLIAKARKVNNELSYYTKPLYSMDLLEFNKKDEREVYGEKVEYGEMKLLMRVEGYVTYDVYLKGKGGRNEYFYENPISFTYNTKGLLIYHPLIDDFTLIDHMEAYHATEHVLISAARVAAGASLTDLGGISYPSGHVVIYDSSIGGSGIAKLLFERLDQAYEVALDIVKNCNCEDGCPNCVYSPYCGNNNKYLSRKKSLRLIDGLIRGSIRRGSKDREGSPIA, from the coding sequence GTGGAAATTCTAAGTGAAATAAATGATAAGCTAAAAACGTTCAATGCTAGGATAGCGCACGTTCATACGGAAACTTTTCTTGAACCCGAATTAGGACCATCCATAAATGAAATGGATATTGACAATAAGTTAAAGAAAACTATTACAGAATATGGAATTGAACGACTATATAAATATCAATATGAAGCATATAGAAAAATAAAAAATAAGGAAAACGTAATGATAGTATCGGGAACTGGAACCGGTAAAACTGAAGCGTTTTTGATACCAATTCTAGACCTAGCGCTAAGGGGCGAAAGAAGCGTTCTAATATATCCCACAAAAGCTCTGGCAAGGGACCAACTTACTAGAGTTTACAAATTAGCAGGAGAGTTGGGATTGAATATTGGGATTTTCGATGGAGATACACCGGAAAAAGAGAGAGAAAGATTGTATAAAAACCCTCCTCATATATTAATAACTAATCCAGATATGATACATTTAGGTTTAGCACTAAGTAACAGATTTAGATTCTTATTAAGGACAGCTGATCATTTTATATTTGATGAAGTTCACGTATATGAGGGCGTTTTAGGTGCGCACATTAGAAATCTAGCCGATAGAATCAAGGAGTTCAAAAATGATATTCACATAGTTGCCTCAAGTGCGACTATAGGCGCTACTAAATACTTATTTGGGGAGTTGTTCGGAGTTGAGGGGGAAATTATAGAAGGTACAAGAAGAAGAAAAGGAATTGCGCTACATGGTCTAATAGATAGTGGTAATTCTAGTAGGTGGACATTAGCAGCTTATTTGGCTGCAGTTCTAGTTAAAAAAGGGTTTAAAGTACTTGTGTTTACCGATTCTCAACAGATGACAGAATTAGTAGCTAAAATAGCTGATAGATTTAGAGTGAATCTGGAAGTACATAGGGCGGGTTTAAATGCTGAAGAGAGGATAAAAGTAGAGGAAAAATTAAGAAATGGAGAACTGGACGGAGTAGTTGCTACACCTACATTGGAATTAGGAATAGACATAGGAAGTATAGATGCAGTGATAATGGCAGAAAATCCACCAAGTTATACTAAATATATTCAGAGAGCTGGAAGAGCGGGAAGGAGGAATAACGCCGGATTAATATTTACAATTTTAGGAGATGATCCTATAGATAGCTACTATCTTAGGCATCCAGAGGAGTTCTTCAACAGAAAAATTCAACCGCTAACATTTGATCCTACAAACATGGAAGTAATTAAGATTCACGCTTTAGCATATTTGGCTGAAAAATATAGAATAAGATTAGACAATTTACCTCCTCTCTGGAAAAAAGCATATGAAATGTTAAATATTGAAGGAAAAGCCAAAATTATAGGCAGCAACGTTTTGGCAGTTTCAGAAACTAAAAAGTACCTTGCCTCCACATCTCTTAGAAGTGTAGGTCCTATTGTAAGGATATACGAAGATAAGAAGAAAATTGGTGAAAGAGAACTTCCAGCAGCACTACATGATTTATATCCAAACGCAGTATACTTAATTTCAAAAAAGACCTACATTATAGAAGAGCTTGATATTGGCAGATTAATAGCAAAAGCAAGAAAAGTTAATAATGAACTGTCATATTATACTAAACCCCTCTATTCGATGGATTTGTTGGAGTTTAATAAGAAGGATGAGAGGGAAGTGTATGGAGAAAAAGTAGAGTATGGAGAAATGAAACTACTCATGAGAGTAGAGGGTTATGTAACTTATGACGTATATTTAAAAGGTAAAGGTGGGAGGAATGAATACTTCTATGAGAACCCCATTTCGTTTACATATAATACAAAGGGACTGTTGATATATCACCCGTTAATAGATGACTTCACTCTAATAGATCATATGGAGGCTTACCATGCAACCGAACATGTATTAATATCTGCAGCAAGAGTTGCCGCAGGAGCTTCGTTAACTGATCTAGGGGGAATAAGCTATCCTAGTGGGCACGTTGTAATATACGACTCTTCCATAGGTGGAAGTGGAATCGCTAAATTGCTATTTGAAAGATTAGACCAGGCTTATGAAGTTGCCTTAGATATAGTTAAGAATTGTAATTGTGAGGATGGATGTCCTAATTGCGTATATAGCCCATATTGTGGTAATAATAATAAATATTTATCAAGGAAAAAATCATTAAGATTAATAGATGGGTTAATAAGAGGTTCAATCAGGAGAGGAAGTAAGGATAGGGAGGGAAGTCCAATTGCATAA
- a CDS encoding 4Fe-4S dicluster domain-containing protein, which yields MHNKFYRILKPTKIGNVEVKNVIKYSEGSSMLPNAVPRYEYFRGSEGENVVDFIDYRGIDDLGEKLKIKAGTKWREVLEKYKVEFWSNMDFTVGGSVYFNDPIIGFNEFGKINGRVEVDAYLDGKYYSGRYKGGIVINVYLKKEDKEIIYKRLDGELSELIPIIKSWYASRIPVFREVSLVKKGMESYILISYPKIREVLLQKLLNGFYDEISPVVEQLEYEYWYLGYSSLSDLENIINLMKESQLSVIRFRKDEIAFSIYSNRLLESIGNTLEYSTTEGEGLFNGCILCGKCVSVCPYGEQTNDVFHTPLGFYSISYFEKENDLANCHMCGLCEQVCPVRLDITKELRKVTKINQIPPKNLLRSIKSDLNSVLIITSLSEELEDQIIKSLIYLLKKGKRLGIFYLAEDFSKIVKDESSLEELLKFKEIYTITPEEYFYLQRLKKKTVVDIYNLQLLAMNDLKINKDNLHIPCLLRSELNESNFTCSSVFLNILNNKDNINRTIEKKITLCPLTARELNIKTPIDLLEINLDQNYINNFFKKLEIATKDLREDIEEDLGWYKDIDDRIVDEVYSTLIDGIIKGENIENLVLLYFKLNSMNLTENIKVILMDKLTKIIFS from the coding sequence TTGCATAATAAGTTTTACAGAATACTCAAGCCAACAAAAATAGGTAACGTTGAGGTAAAAAACGTAATAAAATACTCAGAAGGTTCGTCAATGTTGCCAAATGCTGTACCTAGATATGAATATTTTAGGGGGTCAGAGGGTGAGAATGTAGTAGATTTCATTGATTATAGGGGGATAGATGACTTAGGTGAGAAACTAAAAATAAAGGCTGGTACTAAGTGGAGGGAAGTTCTTGAAAAATATAAGGTAGAATTCTGGTCTAATATGGACTTTACAGTTGGAGGGTCTGTGTATTTTAATGACCCAATTATAGGCTTTAATGAATTTGGCAAGATAAATGGGAGGGTCGAAGTCGATGCCTACCTAGACGGTAAATATTACTCTGGACGATATAAGGGTGGGATTGTAATAAACGTTTATCTGAAAAAAGAGGACAAGGAAATTATTTATAAAAGATTAGATGGGGAATTATCTGAATTAATTCCTATCATAAAGAGTTGGTACGCTTCAAGAATACCCGTATTTAGGGAAGTCAGCCTTGTAAAGAAAGGGATGGAAAGCTACATACTAATATCATATCCCAAAATAAGAGAAGTGCTGTTACAGAAATTATTAAATGGATTCTATGACGAGATCTCACCAGTAGTTGAGCAGTTAGAATATGAGTATTGGTATCTAGGGTACTCATCTCTAAGTGATCTTGAAAATATAATTAATCTTATGAAAGAATCCCAGCTTTCAGTAATAAGGTTTAGAAAGGATGAAATTGCTTTTTCCATATACTCCAATAGACTACTGGAGTCTATAGGAAATACTCTAGAGTATTCTACTACAGAAGGAGAAGGTTTATTTAATGGATGCATTCTTTGTGGTAAGTGTGTTAGTGTTTGCCCATATGGTGAACAAACTAATGATGTATTTCACACTCCTCTAGGCTTCTATTCGATTTCGTATTTCGAGAAGGAGAACGATCTAGCTAATTGCCATATGTGTGGTCTGTGTGAACAAGTCTGTCCCGTAAGATTAGACATCACTAAGGAACTAAGAAAAGTGACAAAAATTAATCAAATACCACCTAAGAATCTGCTTAGAAGTATTAAGAGTGATCTAAATAGTGTACTAATAATAACATCCCTATCAGAGGAACTTGAAGATCAAATAATTAAATCTCTTATTTATCTACTTAAAAAAGGAAAAAGATTAGGTATATTTTACCTGGCCGAAGACTTCTCAAAAATAGTTAAGGATGAATCTAGTTTAGAAGAATTGTTAAAGTTTAAGGAAATTTATACGATAACACCTGAAGAGTATTTCTATTTACAGAGATTAAAGAAAAAGACTGTAGTGGATATCTACAATTTACAGTTATTGGCAATGAATGACTTAAAAATCAATAAAGATAATCTTCACATACCATGCTTGCTAAGAAGTGAATTAAACGAGTCAAATTTTACTTGTAGTAGTGTATTTCTTAATATTCTCAATAATAAAGATAATATCAATAGGACAATAGAGAAAAAAATTACATTATGTCCATTAACTGCAAGGGAATTAAATATTAAAACACCAATAGATCTACTTGAAATAAATCTAGATCAAAACTACATTAATAACTTTTTCAAAAAGTTAGAAATTGCCACGAAAGATTTAAGAGAAGATATTGAAGAAGACTTAGGCTGGTACAAGGATATTGACGATAGAATAGTAGATGAAGTATACTCTACATTAATAGATGGAATAATTAAAGGCGAGAACATAGAGAACCTAGTTCTACTATACTTCAAACTAAATAGTATGAACTTAACTGAAAATATTAAAGTGATCTTAATGGATAAGCTAACTAAAATTATTTTCTCCTAA